In the Gossypium raimondii isolate GPD5lz chromosome 9, ASM2569854v1, whole genome shotgun sequence genome, one interval contains:
- the LOC105799159 gene encoding zinc finger CCCH domain-containing protein 66 codes for MFSSSNKEPFQTRFMMNNSSHKVDRVPQKFSYLLELSASNDLIGFRNAIEREGRDIDERSFWYGRRMGSRKMGFEERTPILIASLFGSKDVVNYIIGSGSVDVNRASGSDGATSLHCAVVGGSYNSTEVVRTLLNASADTNALDANGNRPSDLIAPAYNLSFSSRKKILESLLEGSGNVSEIYGLPAKIEACNSTRRVLKDGVEKKEYLIDVTLPNIKNGMYETDEFRMYNFKVTLCSRAYSHDWTECPFVHPGENARRRDPRKYQYSCVPCPEFRKGSCKQRDNCEYAHGIFECWLHPAQYRTRLCKDETNCNRRVCFFAHKPEELRPVYASTGSAVPSPRSYSAAGSVLDMGSISTHALGSPSVMIPPTSTPPLTPTGTSSSTTEMTWPNQSNIIPTLQLHGSKLKAARCARNLELNIEQLGRESHLRRQKQQLMDEIPGLSSPTNWNNPLSTTSAFSASTDQTSELNRFRRMKPLDLTSLSQLQGISLDASPHQLQSPTGVQMPQNFNEQLHASYPTSLASPPMSASQSFRVDPSRPTATTVLSPRPIAFANWSQGFMEHTTVNHHLGFSSPSSSASAMPSKFSNSSLLDGKLEWGVQGDELNKLKKPSLAFQSSDTNFGNPSQSMSPTSNEPNVSWVQSLVKDTSSEQLSFEDEQQQQYQVNTRDLAMFPTWVEQSYMEQEQMMA; via the coding sequence ATGTTCAGTAGCTCAAATAAAGAACCATTTCAAACTCGCTTTATGATGAATAATAGCTCTCATAAAGTAGATAGGGTTCCTCAAAAGTTTTCTTATTTATTGGAGTTGTCGGCTTCGAATGATCTAATTGGCTTCAGAAATGCTATCGAGAGAGAAGGTCGTGATATCGATGAGCGAAGCTTCTGGTATGGAAGGAGAATGGGTTCAAGGAAGATGGGGTTTGAAGAAAGAACACCCATTTTGATTGCTTCCTTGTTTGGGAGCAAAGATGTGGTCAATTATATTATTGGAAGTGGTAGTGTTGATGTTAATAGGGCTAGTGGTTCCGATGGTGCCACTTCTCTCCACTGTGCTGTTGTTGGTGGATCCTACAATTCAACTGAGGTTGTAAGAACCTTGCTCAATGCGTCAGCTGATACCAATGCTCTCGATGCGAATGGAAATCGACCTAGTGATTTGATTGCTCCGGcttataatttaagttttagcTCGAGGAAGAAGATATTGGAGTCTTTGTTGGAAGGAAGTGGCAATGTTAGTGAAATATATGGTTTGCCTGCTAAAATAGAAGCTTGTAATTCAACGCGTCGGGTTTTGAAAGATGGAGTTGAGAAGAAAGAGTATCTCATTGATGTTACTCTTCCAAACATTAAGAATGGGATGTACGAGACAGATGAGTTTagaatgtataattttaaggtAACACTTTGCTCTAGGGCTTACTCTCATGACTGGACTGAGTGCCCTTTCGTTCATCCTGGGGAAAATGCAAGGAGACGTGATCCTAGAAAATATCAGTACAGTTGTGTTCCTTGCCCTGAATTTCGTAAGGGATCTTGCAAGCAGAGAGATAATTGTGAGTATGCACACGGTATTTTCGAGTGTTGGCTTCATCCTGCCCAATATCGAACTCGTTTATGCAAAGACGAGACTAATTGCAATAGAAGGGTTTGTTTCTTTGCTCACAAGCCTGAAGAGCTTCGTCCTGTGTATGCTTCAACAGGGTCAGCAGTGCCTTCCCCACGATCTTATTCAGCAGCTGGTTCTGTTTTAGACATGGGCTCAATAAGCACACATGCCCTTGGCTCTCCATCTGTTATGATTCCTCCAACATCAACACCGCCCTTGACCCCTACCGGAACATCTTCTTCTACGACTGAAATGACATGGCCAAACCAGTCTAACATCATTCCAACCTTGCAGCTTCATGGTAGTAAGCTAAAAGCTGCACGATGTGCTCGAAATTTGGAATTAAACATAGAACAACTTGGGCGGGAAAGTCATCTGCGCCGCCAAAAACAACAACTAATGGATGAGATACCTGGTCTTTCTTCCCCAACCAACTGGAACAACCCCTTGTCCACTACTTCAGCCTTTTCTGCTTCTACAGACCAAACTAGCGAATTAAATAGGTTTAGAAGGATGAAGCCTCTGGATCTTACTAGTTTGTCACAATTACAAGGAATCTCACTTGATGCTTCGCCTCATCAACTGCAGTCTCCCACTGGAGTTCAAATGCCTCAGAATTTCAACGAGCAACTCCATGCTAGCTACCCAACCAGCCTAGCATCCCCTCCTATGAGTGCATCTCAATCCTTTAGGGTTGACCCATCTAGGCCAACTGCAACTACAGTTTTGAGTCCAAGGCCAATTGCCTTTGCAAATTGGAGCCAGGGCTTTATGGAGCATACTACGGTAAATCATCATTTAGGGTTTTCTTCACCATCTTCTTCCGCAAGTGCAATGCCtagtaaattttcaaattcgagTTTGCTTGATGGAAAATTAGAGTGGGGTGTACAGGGGGATGAGCTAAATAAACTAAAGAAACCTTCTTTGGCGTTTCAAAGTAGTGACACCAATTTTGGAAATCCATCACAGTCAATGTCACCAACTTCGAATGAGCCAAATGTGTCTTGGGTCCAGTCTTTAGTGAAGGACACCTCTTCAGAGCAGCTAAGTTTCGAGGACGAGCAGCAACAACAATATCAAGTTAACACCAGGGATTTAGCGATGTTCCCTACTTGGGTGGAGCAATCGTATATGGAGCAAGAGCAGATGATGGCCTAG